In Acanthochromis polyacanthus isolate Apoly-LR-REF ecotype Palm Island chromosome 15, KAUST_Apoly_ChrSc, whole genome shotgun sequence, a single genomic region encodes these proteins:
- the slc29a3 gene encoding equilibrative nucleoside transporter 3, which translates to MDNTEPLQSSLNSSYRPTALDDHVISDDEESEDHSLSASLIPKNSPAPLAVRYSPEDSYCLVYIIFFLMGIGSLLPWNFFITAKHYWLYKFSNNTDHSSGEEQSSDLSNYFESYLAIASTVPSVVCLILNYVFVNRLSPKMRILSSLFVILLVFVITTVLVKVDVSDCRMEFFTGTLVSVAVVSGASNIFSGSMFGISGQFPMRISQALISGQAMGGTLSAVASIVDLAAANDVTNSALAYFVTADVFILLCIISYFLLPQLAYSRHYMLGSTHNNPGVMNEGGGTASAVPPLQPILQKTWVLGLSVFYVFFVSIMLFPAVSSGIQSVEKDSSNPWTTTYFVPLTSFLLYNFADFCGRQATAWLQVPGPTSRVLPALVLCRSIIVPLLMFCNYQPRKHLHTVLFGHDVYPVVFNCLLGLSNGYLGTLPMIYGPKVVPRELAEATGVVMTFFLTLGLALGSAFSVLLVHYI; encoded by the exons atggacaacacaGAGCCCCTGCAGTCAAGTCTCAACTCATCTTATCGTCCAACTGCACTTGATGACCACGTTATATCTGATGATGAGGAGAGCGAGGACCACAGTCTCTCTGCGTCCCTTATTCCCAAAAATTCCCCAGCGCCTCTGGCTGTGCGCTACAGTCCAGAAGACTCGTACTGTTTGGTGTACATCATCTTTTTTTTGATGGGCATTGGTTCCTTGCTGCCCTGGAACTTCTTCATAACAGCCAAACACTACTGGCTCTACAAATTCAGCAACAACACCGACCACAGCAGCGGTGAGGAGCAAAGTTCGGACCTCAGT AACTACTTTGAAAGTTATCTGGCCATTGCCTCCACGGTGCCCTCTGTGGTGTGTCTGATACTCAACTATGTCTTTGTTAACAG GTTGTCTCCAAAAATGAGAATCCTGTCGTCTCTTTTTGTGATCCTGCTGGTGTTTGTCATTACCACGGTGCTGGTGAAGGTGGACGTGTCGGACTGCAGGATGGAGTTCTTTACTGGAACACTGGTCAGCGTGGCTGTCGTCAGTGGAGCCTCCAACATCTTCTCTGGCAGTATGTTTGGTATCAGTGGACAGTTTCCCATGAGGATCTCTCAGGCCCTCATATCAG GTCAGGCTATGGGAGGCACACTGAGTGCCGTAGCATCAATAGTGGACCtagctgcagctaatgatgtgACAAACAGCGCTCTGGCCTATTTCGTGACAGCTGACGTCTTCATTCTGCTCTGCATCATCTCATATTTTCTGCTGCCTCAGCTGGCATACTCAAG ACACTACATGCTGGGATCAACACACAACAATCCAGGAGTGATGAATGAGGGTGGAGGTACTGCAAGTGCAGTCCCACCACTGCAGCCTATCCTTCAGAAGACATGGGTGCTCGGACTGAGTGTCTTCTATGTCTTCTTTGTCTCCATCATGCTGTTCCCAGCAGTATCCTCGGGGATCCAGTCCGTTGAAAAGGACAGTAGCAATCCTTGGACAACCACTTACTTTGTGCCCCTTACCAGCTTCCTCCTATACAACTTTGCTGACTTTTGCGGCAGGCAGGCCACAGCCTGGCTGCAGGTCCCTGGTCCCACCAGTCGGGTCCTGCCAGCACTGGTGCTGTGTCGCTCTATCATTGTGCCACTTCTCATGTTCTGTAACTACCAGCCGAGGAAGCACCTCCACACAGTACTGTTTGGCCATGATGTCTATCCTGTGGTGTTTAACTGCCTGCTAGGTCTCTCTAATGGCTACCTAGGCACACTGCCAATGATCTATGGCCCAAAAGTGGTACCAAGGGAGCTGGCAGAGGCCACAGGAGTGGTCATGACTTTCTTTCTCACTCTGGGACTGGCTCTTGGATCTGCATTCTCTGTACTTCTCGTGCACTATATCTGA
- the psap gene encoding prosaposin isoform X1, protein MLLLALLFVSSAVATPLLGTEQCARGPPYWCQNVKTASLCGAVTHCQQNVWNKPQMKTVPCELCKEILIVVEQALKDNATEAEVLGYLEKACQLLPDQGLTAECKEMVDNYFPIIMGIIKGELEDPSVVCGAIGLCQSQQAALAKVHTQEQLMSNEIPLVDLSQQVSPFLLNVPQLLYPQEGVEEEAPKQDAQKQESDVVCQDCIKFLTDAQAEAKANSSFINSLIANIENQCDLLGPSLADMCKQYVGEYAEPLILQFMSMEQDPKDLCAHAGFCNAMKKSIPMLKLVAAKTVPAAKVLPAAKLFPATKMDSANEKSTKPMVRVRDSPACAICEFVMKQLESMLEDQATEEEVIQAVEKVCTLLPSTLTAQCKDLIETYGQAIIELLVQQADPKTVCTVLALCNDASRKFVAALDQPRFKAGGYCDVCKMAVNYIDGILEKNATQAEIEEAVRKVCSFLPSSYRTECDQLVEQYEPVLVQLLLQMLDPDFVCMKVGACPEAVRRLLGTEQCSWGPAFWCKNMETATQCNAVAHCKRHVWV, encoded by the exons ATGCTGCTCCTAGCCCTGCTTTTCGTGTCCTCAG CTGTCGCAACTCCTCTGCTCGGCACTGAGCAGTGTGCTCGTGGCCCCCCCTACTGGTGTCAGAATGTAAAGACAGCATCCCTGTGTGGAGCTGTGACTCACTGTCAGCAAAATGTGTGGAACAAGCCTCAGATG AAAACAGTGCCATGTGAATTGTGTAAAGAGATACTGATCGTGGTTGAGCAAGCACTGAAAGACAATGCAACTGAG GCTGAGGTTCTTGGGTACCTGGAGAAGGCCTGCCAGTTACTTCCTGATCAAGGTTTAACTGCAGAGTGCAAGGAGATGGTTGATAACTACTTCCCCATCATCATGGGAATCATCAAAGGAGAGTTG gagGATCCTTCTGTGGTATGCGGCGCTATCGGACTTTGCCAGTCTCAGCAGGCAGCCTTGGCTAAGGTTCACACCCAGGAGCAGCTCATGTCCAATGAAATACCTCTGGTTGACCTTTCCCAACAAGTGTCACCCTTCCTCCTCAATGTGCCTCAGCTCCTTTACCCTCAGGAGGGCGTGGAAGAGGAGGCTCCCAAGCAAGACGCTCAAAAGCAG GAAAGTGATGTGGTGTGCCAGGATTGCATCAAGTTCCTGACTGATGCTCAAGCAGAAGCCAAGGCTAACTCCTCATTTATTAACTCGCTTATTGCAAATATTGAGAACCAGTGTGACCTGTTGGGGCCAAGCTTGGCTGATATG TGCAAGCAGTACGTTGGCGAGTATGCTGAACCTCTTATTCTGCAGTTCATGTCCATG GAACAG GATCCTAAGGATTTGTGTGCCCATGCTGGCTTTTGTAACGCTATGAAGAAGTCCATTCCCATGCTGAAGCTTGTGGCTGCCAAGACTGTGCCTGCTGCCAAAGTTTTACCTGCTGCCAAGCTTTTCCCTGCCACCAAGATGGACTCTGCTAATGAAAAGTCTACTAAG CCCATGGTTCGTGTTCGTGATTCCCCAGCATGTGCCATCTGTGAGTTTGTGATGAAGCAGCTTGAGAGTATGCTGGAGGATCAAGCAACAGAG GAGGAGGTTATTCAAGCAGTGGAGAAGGTGTGCACACTTCTGCCCTCCACGCTGACTGCCCAGTGCAAGGACCTGATTGAGACCTATGGCCAGGCCATCATTGAGCTGCTGGTGCAGCAGGCCGACCCCAAGACTGTCTGCACGGTGCTGGCACTGTGCAATGATGCCAGCCGTAAATTTGTGG CTGCCCTTGACCAGCCTCGCTTCAAGGCTGGAGGCTACTGTGACGTGTGTAAAATGGCAGTTAATTACATCGATGGCATTCTGGAGAAGAATGCTACTCAGGCTGAGATTGAGGAGGCAGTGAGGAAAGTATGCAGCTTCCTGCCTTCCTCTTACCGGACCGAG TGTGACCAGTTGGTTGAACAGTATGAGCCGGTTCTtgtccagctgctgctccagatGCTCGACCCAGACTTTGTGTGCATG AAAGTGGGAGCCTGTCCTGAAGCTGTGCGCAGGCTGCTGGGAACAGAACAGTGCAGCTGGGGACCTGCATTCTGGTGCAAGAACATGGAGACAGCAACTCAGTGCAAT gCTGTGGCTCACTGCAAACGCCATGTGTGGGTATAG
- the mrps6 gene encoding 28S ribosomal protein S6, mitochondrial, whose product MPRYELSLILKAMQRPETAATLRRTIETLMERGAVVRDLENLGERLLPYKIDKHNARHSRGSYFLVDFYAAPSILTSFLDHLHRDVDVVRSTILKKDERVSSNNCCGPQQ is encoded by the coding sequence ATGCCTCGGTACGAACTCTCTCTGATCTTGAAGGCGATGCAGCGGCCAGAGACGGCGGCGACTCTGCGGCGGACAATAGAGACTCTGATGGAGCGAGGAGCCGTGGTGAGAGACCTGGAGAACCTGGGGGAGAGACTGCTGCCTTACAAGATAGACAAACACAATGCAAGGCACAGCCGAGGATCTTACTTTCTGGTCGATTTCTACGCTGCTCCCAGCATCCTGACCAGCTTTCTGGATCACCTGCACCGAGATGTGGACGTGGTGAGATCCACTATACTGAAGAAGGACGAGCGGGTCTCCAGCAACAACTGCTGTGGTCCCCAACAATGA
- the psap gene encoding prosaposin isoform X2 — translation MLLLALLFVSSAVATPLLGTEQCARGPPYWCQNVKTASLCGAVTHCQQNVWNKPQMKTVPCELCKEILIVVEQALKDNATEAEVLGYLEKACQLLPDQGLTAECKEMVDNYFPIIMGIIKGELEDPSVVCGAIGLCQSQQAALAKVHTQEQLMSNEIPLVDLSQQVSPFLLNVPQLLYPQEGVEEEAPKQDAQKQESDVVCQDCIKFLTDAQAEAKANSSFINSLIANIENQCDLLGPSLADMCKQYVGEYAEPLILQFMSMDPKDLCAHAGFCNAMKKSIPMLKLVAAKTVPAAKVLPAAKLFPATKMDSANEKSTKPMVRVRDSPACAICEFVMKQLESMLEDQATEEEVIQAVEKVCTLLPSTLTAQCKDLIETYGQAIIELLVQQADPKTVCTVLALCNDASRKFVAALDQPRFKAGGYCDVCKMAVNYIDGILEKNATQAEIEEAVRKVCSFLPSSYRTECDQLVEQYEPVLVQLLLQMLDPDFVCMKVGACPEAVRRLLGTEQCSWGPAFWCKNMETATQCNAVAHCKRHVWV, via the exons ATGCTGCTCCTAGCCCTGCTTTTCGTGTCCTCAG CTGTCGCAACTCCTCTGCTCGGCACTGAGCAGTGTGCTCGTGGCCCCCCCTACTGGTGTCAGAATGTAAAGACAGCATCCCTGTGTGGAGCTGTGACTCACTGTCAGCAAAATGTGTGGAACAAGCCTCAGATG AAAACAGTGCCATGTGAATTGTGTAAAGAGATACTGATCGTGGTTGAGCAAGCACTGAAAGACAATGCAACTGAG GCTGAGGTTCTTGGGTACCTGGAGAAGGCCTGCCAGTTACTTCCTGATCAAGGTTTAACTGCAGAGTGCAAGGAGATGGTTGATAACTACTTCCCCATCATCATGGGAATCATCAAAGGAGAGTTG gagGATCCTTCTGTGGTATGCGGCGCTATCGGACTTTGCCAGTCTCAGCAGGCAGCCTTGGCTAAGGTTCACACCCAGGAGCAGCTCATGTCCAATGAAATACCTCTGGTTGACCTTTCCCAACAAGTGTCACCCTTCCTCCTCAATGTGCCTCAGCTCCTTTACCCTCAGGAGGGCGTGGAAGAGGAGGCTCCCAAGCAAGACGCTCAAAAGCAG GAAAGTGATGTGGTGTGCCAGGATTGCATCAAGTTCCTGACTGATGCTCAAGCAGAAGCCAAGGCTAACTCCTCATTTATTAACTCGCTTATTGCAAATATTGAGAACCAGTGTGACCTGTTGGGGCCAAGCTTGGCTGATATG TGCAAGCAGTACGTTGGCGAGTATGCTGAACCTCTTATTCTGCAGTTCATGTCCATG GATCCTAAGGATTTGTGTGCCCATGCTGGCTTTTGTAACGCTATGAAGAAGTCCATTCCCATGCTGAAGCTTGTGGCTGCCAAGACTGTGCCTGCTGCCAAAGTTTTACCTGCTGCCAAGCTTTTCCCTGCCACCAAGATGGACTCTGCTAATGAAAAGTCTACTAAG CCCATGGTTCGTGTTCGTGATTCCCCAGCATGTGCCATCTGTGAGTTTGTGATGAAGCAGCTTGAGAGTATGCTGGAGGATCAAGCAACAGAG GAGGAGGTTATTCAAGCAGTGGAGAAGGTGTGCACACTTCTGCCCTCCACGCTGACTGCCCAGTGCAAGGACCTGATTGAGACCTATGGCCAGGCCATCATTGAGCTGCTGGTGCAGCAGGCCGACCCCAAGACTGTCTGCACGGTGCTGGCACTGTGCAATGATGCCAGCCGTAAATTTGTGG CTGCCCTTGACCAGCCTCGCTTCAAGGCTGGAGGCTACTGTGACGTGTGTAAAATGGCAGTTAATTACATCGATGGCATTCTGGAGAAGAATGCTACTCAGGCTGAGATTGAGGAGGCAGTGAGGAAAGTATGCAGCTTCCTGCCTTCCTCTTACCGGACCGAG TGTGACCAGTTGGTTGAACAGTATGAGCCGGTTCTtgtccagctgctgctccagatGCTCGACCCAGACTTTGTGTGCATG AAAGTGGGAGCCTGTCCTGAAGCTGTGCGCAGGCTGCTGGGAACAGAACAGTGCAGCTGGGGACCTGCATTCTGGTGCAAGAACATGGAGACAGCAACTCAGTGCAAT gCTGTGGCTCACTGCAAACGCCATGTGTGGGTATAG